The following are from one region of the Mustela lutreola isolate mMusLut2 chromosome 7, mMusLut2.pri, whole genome shotgun sequence genome:
- the GPR68 gene encoding ovarian cancer G-protein coupled receptor 1: protein MGNATAENTSLCSIDHTIHQTLAPVVYVAVLVVGFPANCLSLYFGYLQIKARNELGVYLCNLTVADLFYICSLPFWLQYVLQHDNWSHGDLSCKVCGILLYENIYISVGFLCCISIDRYLAVAHPFRFHQFRTLKAAVAVSVLIWVKELLTSVYFFLHKEVVEDGDRHRVCFEHYPLEPRQRGINHYRFLVGFLFPLCLLLASYRGILRAVRRSHGTQKSRKDQIQRLVLSTVVIFLACFLPYHALLLVRSLWEASCQFARAIFNAYHFSLLLTSFNCVADPVLYCFVSESTHRDLGRLRGACLAFLACAGGGRAREAYPLGAADASGKSDEPELLTRLHSTFQTPNSPGAGESPAGGLA from the coding sequence ATGGGGAACGCTACCGCGGAGAACACCTCGCTGTGCAGCATTGACCACACCATCCACCAGACCCTGGCCCCGGTGGTCTACGTGGCGGTGCTGGTGGTGGGCTTCCCGGCCAACTGCCTGTCCCTCTACTTCGGCTACCTGCAGATCAAGGCCCGCAACGAGCTGGGCGTGTACCTGTGCAACCTGACGGTGGCCGACCTCTTCTACATCTGCTCGCTGCCCTTCTGGCTGCAGTACGTGCTACAGCACGACAACTGGTCGCACGGGGACCTGTCCTGCAAGGTGTGCGGTATCCTGCTGTACGAGAACATCTACATCAGCGTGGGCTTCCTCTGCTGCATCTCCATCGACCGCTACCTGGCCGTGGCCCACCCCTTCCGCTTCCACCAGTTCCGCACGCTCAAGGCGGCCGTGGCCGTCAGCGTGCTCATCTgggtcaaggagctgctgaccaGCGTCTACTTTTTCCTGCACAAGGAGGTGGTGGAGGACGGGGACAGGCACCGCGTCTGCTTTGAGCACTATCCCCTGGAGCCGCGGCAGCGGGGCATCAACCACTACCGCTTCCTGGTGGGCTTCCTCTTcccgctctgcctgctgctggccTCCTACCGGGGCATCCTGCGGGCCGTGCGCCGGAGCCACGGCACCCAGAAGAGCCGCAAGGACCAGATCCAGCGGCTGGTGCTCAGCACCGTGGTCATCTTCCTGGCCTGCTTCCTGCCCTACCACGCGCTGCTGCTCGTGCGCAGCCTCTGGGAGGCCAGCTGCCAGTTCGCCAGGGCCATCTTCAACGCCTACCACTTCTCCCTGCTGCTCACCAGCTTCAACTGCGTGGCCGACCCCGTGCTCTACTGCTTTGTCAGCGAGTCCACGCACAGGGACCTGGGCCGCCTCCGCGGGGCCTGCCTGGCTTTCCTCGCCTGCGCTGGGGGTGGTCGCGCCCGGGAGGCCTACCCGCTGGGCGCCGCAGATGCCTCCGGGAAAAGCGACGAGCCCGAGCTGCTGACCAGGCTCCACTCAACCTTCCAGACCCCGAACTCACCCGGAGCCGGGGAGTCCCCTGCAGGCGGCTTGGCCTAG